The window GAAGCCGGTAAACCTATGGCCGATGCAGCAAACGCCATCTGGAAAGCCGCTAATCCAGCTGAAACCGGTAATTTTCTTTATCAAAACAACGTTACTTATGTAATTGTACTTTGGGGTGGACTTACCACCAACTTTATCTGGTGTATGCTACTTAATGCGCGTAACAAATCATTTGGCGATTATACCAATAAAACAACCCCACTGCTAAAAAATTATATTTTCTCAGCCCTGGCCGGTACCACCTGGTTTCTGCAATTCTTCTTTTACGGAATGGGCGAAAGTAAAATGGGTAATGGTGCAAGTTCGTGGATTCTGCACATGGCCTTTATCATCTTAATTGCAAATGTTTGGGGCTGGTCTTAAAAGAATGGAAAGGTGTATCGCGTAAAACACTGGTAACGGTTTTGGTGGGGATTTTAACCATCATTATTTCGGTACTCATTGTGGGGTATGGTAACAAAATTAAAGGTTAATCAATAGAAAAATTTAAATAGAATATTATAATGTCAATCGATACGAAAAGTTATAAGCATGTAAGCTATCTGTGGGATGAAGAGGAAGCCGCAAAACTTGCTGGTGATGAAGTTGCTTTGTTAATCTACCGCTCAAATTTATTGGGAGCTGATTTACGCCTCACCAATTATGGAGGCGGTAACACTTCTTGTAAACTGTTGGAAAAAGATCCTTTAACCGGACTGGAAACAGAAGTAATGTGGGTAAAGGGTTCGGGTGGCGATTTAGGTACCTTAAAGAAAAGTGGTTTGGCCGCTTTATATGTAGACCGTTTGCGCAGCTTGAAAAATATTTACCGTGGGTAGCTTACGAAGATGAAATGGTTGAACTGTTTAACCACTGCATTTTCGATTTAAGTTCAAAAGCACCATCAATCGATACGCCATTACACGGTTTCCTGCCGTTTAAGCATATCGATCACCTTCACCCTGATGCAGCCATTGCAATTGCAGCAGCAAAAGATGGTAAACGCATTACCCAGGAGCTGTTTAACGGTACCATTGGTTGGGTAGAGTGGAAAAAACCAGGTTTTGAGCTTGGCTTACAGTTAAAGCAGTGTTTAGATGAAAATCCGGGTATCCGCGGTATTATGTTGGGTTCGCATGGGTTATTTACCTGGGGCGATACCGCTTACGAAAGTTATCTGAATACTTTAGAAGTAATCGAAATCTGTTCAGATTACCTTAACCAGAACTACGGTAAAAAAGGCCCTGTTTTTGGCGGACAAAAAATAGAAAGTGCCGAAGCAGATAAACGTAAAAAACAAGCAGCTGCCTTAGCGCCGGTTTTACGAGGCTTGTGCTCTTCAAAACAACACATGATTGGTCATTTTACCGATGATTCACGTGTATTGGAGTTCATCAATTCAAACGATCTTAGCCGTTTAGCACCAATGGGAACCAGCTGCCCCGATCACTTTTTACGCACCAAAATCAGTCCGCTGGTTTTAGATTTAGCCAGCGATGCCGATTTATCGGATGTTAAAGCATTGAAAGAGACGCTTGAGCCTGCTTTTGAAGCTTACAGAGCGATGTATACCGATTATTATGAAACCTGTAAACATCCAAACAGTCCGGCCATTCGCGATACCAACCCGGTAGTAATTTTATACCCCGGTATTGGTATGTTTACTTTCTCGAAAGATAAACAAACAGCAAGGGTGGCGGCAGAATTTTACATCAATGCCATTAACGTAATGAAAGGGGCGGAAGCTGTTTCTGAATATACCTCTTTACCACATCAGGAAGCTTTTAACATCGAATACTGGTTGCTGGAAGAAGCAAAATTACAGCGTATGCCTAAACCCAAACCGCTTACCGGTAAAATTGCCCTAATTACAGGCAGTGCTGGCGGAATTGGAAAAGCTATTGCTAAAAAGTTTGTGGCAGAAGGTGGTGTAGTGATTTTGAACGACATGAACGCCGAGCGTTTGGAGGAAGCAGGTAACGAATTTGCTGCCCAATTTGGTAAAGATTCGTACAGCACCGCTATTTTAAATGTAACCAGCGAAGAAGATATTAAAAATGCTTTCGATGCTGCTGCACTGGCTTTTGGTGGGGTAGATATTATTGTAAACAACGCAGGTTTATCTATTTCTAAAACCATTGCCGATCATACCGAAAAAGATTGGGACCTTTTATATGATGTTTTGGTAAAAGGGCAGTTTTTTATTACCCAGGCTGCAACAAATACGATGCAAAAGCAAAATATCGGCGGCGATATCATTAATATTGTAAGTAAGAATGCTTTAGTTAGCGGACCAAATAATGCAGGTTATGGCAGTGCGAAAGCGGCTCAATTACACTTAAGCCGGTTAAATGCTGCTGAGCTGGGCGCCGATAGTATCCGTGTAAATGTGGTTAACCCTGATGCGGTAATCAGCGATAGCAATATCTGGGCTGGGGATGGGCAGAAGGCAGAGCGAAAGCTTATGGCATTACCGTGGCTGAGTTGCCAGCTTATTATGCAAAACGTACTTTGTTAAACCAGATTATATTACCAGATGATATTGCCAATGCTTGCTTTGCCTTTGTTGGTGGCTTGTTGCAAAAATCAACTGGTAACGTACTTAATGTAGATGGCGGCGTAGCCATGGCATTTGTGAGATAGTAAAATGTAACCACAGATGGAATTTGTACTAAAAAATGTGGTTTGTGGGGACACAAACCACGGCCATAGGAATACAATCTGTATTTATCTGTATGCACCTGTGGTTAATAAATGTGGTCTGTGTAGACACAAACCACGGCGATAAGTTTTAAATTCAGTTTTAGTAAGTTGTTTCATCGGTCTGTGCCTGGCACGGACCGAAAATGACTTTAATTTTTTTATAATCGTCCTCGTTTACAACGGAGATGAACGGGAAGGGCGATTGTATCGCCACAATAATTAACCTAACAAAAACCAAATATTCTCATGAATATCGAGCAGAACCAAATAGAAAAACACAATGACTCTTTGTTAACTCCACATCAGCGTAAGCTTGCTTTCTTAAAAGAAGATTGGGCACACATTGATCTGGAAAGCGTAATCCAGAAATTGGTCGATTTTCAGATTGCTATTCCAAGCTGGGCATTGGGCACAGGCGGAACCCGTTTTGGCCGTTTTGCCATTACTGGTGGAGAGCCGCGCACCATTGAAGAAAAAATTGAAGATGTAGGTTTGTTACATGCCCTAAATGGTGCAAGCGGAGCTATTTCGCTTCACATTCCGTGGGATATTCCTCAGAATGCCGGAGAATTAAAAAAACTGGCTGCAGGTTACGGCCTTAAGTTCGATGCCATGAATTCCAATACCTTTCAGGATCAGGCTGGTTCGGCGCACAGTTATAAGTTTGGTTCGTTACAAAATGTAAATAAAGCCATTCGCAAACAGGCGATTGAGCATAATATAGAAGTAATTAAACATGGTATTGAGTTAGGATCTGATGCTTTAACCGTTTGGCTTGCCGATGGATCTTGTTTCCCTGGTCAGCTTAATTTCCGTAAGGCTTTCGAAAATACTTTAGAGAGTTTGCAGGAAATTTATTCGGCACTGCCCGATGATTGGAAAATGTTTGTGGAGTACAAAGCGTTTGAGCCTAATTTTTATTCGACCACTGTTGGCGATTGGGGCCAGTCATTGCTGTATGCAAGTAAACTCGGTAAAAAGGCCTATACTTTGGTTGATTTAGGTCACCACCTGCCTAATGCCAATATCGAGCAAATTGTTGCCCTGTTGCTAATGGAAGGAAAATTAGGTGGTTTCCATTTCAACGATTCTAAATATGGCGACGACGATTTAACCGCCGGAAGTATTAAACCTTACCAGTTGTTTCTGATTTTTAATGAGCTGGTTGAAGGAATGGATGCAAAAGGCATGAACCATACTAAAGATCTGGGCTGGATGATCGATGCTTCACACAATGTGAAAGATCCTTTAGAAGACCTGCTTCAATCGGTCGAGGCCATTATGATTGCTTATGCACAGGCACTTTTGGTTGACAGAAAAGCGTTAAACTCTGCTCAGGATAACAACGATGTAGCCAAGGCGCAGGAAATTTTACAACATACTTTCCGTAGTGATTTAAGGGCAATTGTTGCCGAAGCACGCTTAAGGGCAGGTGCGGCATTATCGCCAATTGGTTTATACCGTGATTTAGCTGTGAGAAATAATTTAGTTAATCACCGTGGAAAAACTGTAGCTACAGGTTTGTAAAGAGGAGAATAGAAATGCCAAAACCTGTTATTGCCATATTTGATGTTGGGAAAACGAATAAAAAACTGTTTCTGATTGATGAAAATTATCAGATCGTTTACGAACGTTCGGCCCGTTTTGTTGAAACCGTTGATGAAGATGGCGAAGTCTGCGAAAACCTGGAAAGCCTGCGTTCATCTGTTTACGATTCCCTCCATCAGGTTTTGCAGTTAAAAGAGTTTGATGTTAAGGCCATTAATTTTTCTACCTACGGTGCAAGTTTTGTGTACCTAGATGAAAATGGTGAGCCTTTAACACCACTGTACAATTATTTAAAAGCATACCCCGAAGCACTTAAAAAGAGCTTTTATGCCACTTATGGAGGTGAGGATAAGATTTCGTTAGAAACCGCCTCACCGGTTTTGGGTAGCTTAAACTCGGGCATGCAGCTGTACCGCCTGAAGCATGAAAAGCCAGAAATATTTGACAAAGTGAAATGGGCGCTACACCTGCCTCAATACCTCAGTTATTTAATTACAGGTAAAGCCGTGGCCGATATTACCAGCATTGGCTGTCATACCCAGCTGTGGGATTTTAATAAAAACCAGTACCACAATTGGGTATCAACTGAGAAAATAGACGATAAGTTCGGGGCTTTTACACCGGCCGATTCGAGCCTGAAAACCGATTTTGAAGGCAACAGCATCAAAGTTGGTGTAGGCCTGCATGATAGTTCTGCCGCACTGATTCCTTATCTGGCTAATTTCAATACCCCTTTTGTACTCATTTCTACCGGCACCTGGTGTATCAGTTTAAACCCTTTTAACCAGGATCCGTTAACTGCCGAAGAACTGAAGCAGGATTGCCTCTGTTACATGCACTTTAAAGGTAAGGCCGTTAAAGCTTCGCGCATTTTTGCAGGATACGAGCATGAGGTACAGCTTAAGCGCATCGCCGAACATTTCGACAGGGCTGCTTACCTGTTTAAGCACCTGAAGTTTAATCCGGCTATGATTTTAAAACTGGCCAATAAAATCCCCGAGAATAAGGACGCACAGACAGGCTTTTTCGCAAACTCGGCATTTCCTGATCGCGATCTGAATCTTTTCCAAACGGCAGAAGAAGCTTATCATCAGCTTATTTTTGATTTGGTGAAACAGCAGTTGTACTCGTTAAAATTGATTCTCAATTCGGGTGTGAAACGGATTTTTGTGGATGGGGGCTTTGGTAAAAATGCCATTTATATGCATTTGCTGGCTACCGCTATTCCAGATATTGAAGTGTATGCCTCTTCCGTTTCGCAGGCTACGGCTATAGGTACTGCTTTGGCCATTAACGATGCCTGGAATGAAAATCCGGCACCAACGGATATGATTCAGTTAAAATACTATTCGGCCATACAACGTACATTAGATTTTTAGGAATTTCCTTATATTGGGAATCCTAATACCCCTAACCATTTTGAAACCAGAAGATCTAATACCCTATCTGAATGTTGATGAATACTCGTCGACACCCAAATACAAACAGCTAACCAATGCCATTTTAGCGGCGATAGAAAGTGGTAAGCTGCTTAAAAACAGTTTGCTGCCTTCTATTAATGAGCTGAGTTTTAGTTTGGAAATGTCGCGCGATACTGCAGAAAAGGGCTACCGTAATTTGCGTAAACTGGGGGTGGTAGATTCGGTTCCTGGTAAGGGTTATTTTATCATCAATACCGATTTCTCGCGAAAGCTAAAAATCTGTCTGCTGTTCAATAAGCTCAGTACACATAAAAAGATCATTTACGATTCCTTTACCAAAACCATTGGTGAGCGTGCCGCAATCGATTTTTACATCTACAACAACGATTACGCGTTGTTTAAAAAAATGATCGTAGCCAAGCGCGATGATTATTCTCACTTTGTAATTATTCCACATTTTTTAGAGGGTGGGGAAAATGCACACGAAATTATCAATACTATTCCCAAAGAGAAACTGGTTATCCTCGATAAACTTTTGCCTGGGGTAACCGGCAATTATGCTGCGGCTTACGAAAACTTTGCACAGGATATTTACGCAGCCTTGGAGCAGGCTTTAGACCGCCTTTCGAACTACCGCACCTTAAAAATTATCTTTCCGCGAAACAGCTATTTCCCGCACGAAATATTAACTGGTTTTTACCGTTTCTGTCAGCAGTATGCTTTCGATCATAAAGTCATCCACAATATCAGAGATGAAGAAATTAACCCTGGCGAGGTGTATATCAACCTGATGGAAGATGACCTGGTGATGCTGATTGAGCGTTTGATTGCACAAAAGCTCAAAATTGGTAAAGATGTAGGTGTAATTTCTTACAACGAAACACCTTTAAAAAGAATCATTTTAGATGGAATAACCACCATTTCGACTGATTTTAGCGAGTTAGGCGCCCAGGCGGCAGAGTTTGTATTGAGCGGCAAAACCGAGCGGGTAGAGGTTCCTTTTTATTTAAATTTGAGGAAATCGCTGTAATATGTAGTTGGTCCATCACCCTGAATTTATTTCTGGGTCTCTCAACTAAATTTAAGGGATGCTGAAACAAGTTCAGCATGACGATTTTATTTTCCTTTGAATGGAAATTATAGTTTGTGCATAAAAACCCTTAAACCTACTTTACCCCAAACCGAATAATCATTACTTTTATCGCTTAGCCTTTTAATGTTAAAT is drawn from Pedobacter sp. HDW13 and contains these coding sequences:
- a CDS encoding class II aldolase/adducin family protein produces the protein MSIDTKSYKHVSYLWDEEEAAKLAGDEVALLIYRSNLLGADLRLTNYGGGNTSCKLLEKDPLTGLETEVMWVKGSGGDLGTLKKSGLAALYVDRLRSLKNIYRG
- a CDS encoding bifunctional rhamnulose-1-phosphate aldolase/short-chain dehydrogenase, coding for MGKGFGWRFRYLKEKWFGRFICRPFAQLEKYLPWVAYEDEMVELFNHCIFDLSSKAPSIDTPLHGFLPFKHIDHLHPDAAIAIAAAKDGKRITQELFNGTIGWVEWKKPGFELGLQLKQCLDENPGIRGIMLGSHGLFTWGDTAYESYLNTLEVIEICSDYLNQNYGKKGPVFGGQKIESAEADKRKKQAAALAPVLRGLCSSKQHMIGHFTDDSRVLEFINSNDLSRLAPMGTSCPDHFLRTKISPLVLDLASDADLSDVKALKETLEPAFEAYRAMYTDYYETCKHPNSPAIRDTNPVVILYPGIGMFTFSKDKQTARVAAEFYINAINVMKGAEAVSEYTSLPHQEAFNIEYWLLEEAKLQRMPKPKPLTGKIALITGSAGGIGKAIAKKFVAEGGVVILNDMNAERLEEAGNEFAAQFGKDSYSTAILNVTSEEDIKNAFDAAALAFGGVDIIVNNAGLSISKTIADHTEKDWDLLYDVLVKGQFFITQAATNTMQKQNIGGDIINIVSKNALVSGPNNAGYGSAKAAQLHLSRLNAAELGADSIRVNVVNPDAVISDSNIWAGDGQKAERKLMALPWLSCQLIMQNVLC
- a CDS encoding sugar isomerase, with amino-acid sequence MNIEQNQIEKHNDSLLTPHQRKLAFLKEDWAHIDLESVIQKLVDFQIAIPSWALGTGGTRFGRFAITGGEPRTIEEKIEDVGLLHALNGASGAISLHIPWDIPQNAGELKKLAAGYGLKFDAMNSNTFQDQAGSAHSYKFGSLQNVNKAIRKQAIEHNIEVIKHGIELGSDALTVWLADGSCFPGQLNFRKAFENTLESLQEIYSALPDDWKMFVEYKAFEPNFYSTTVGDWGQSLLYASKLGKKAYTLVDLGHHLPNANIEQIVALLLMEGKLGGFHFNDSKYGDDDLTAGSIKPYQLFLIFNELVEGMDAKGMNHTKDLGWMIDASHNVKDPLEDLLQSVEAIMIAYAQALLVDRKALNSAQDNNDVAKAQEILQHTFRSDLRAIVAEARLRAGAALSPIGLYRDLAVRNNLVNHRGKTVATGL
- a CDS encoding FGGY-family carbohydrate kinase, yielding MPKPVIAIFDVGKTNKKLFLIDENYQIVYERSARFVETVDEDGEVCENLESLRSSVYDSLHQVLQLKEFDVKAINFSTYGASFVYLDENGEPLTPLYNYLKAYPEALKKSFYATYGGEDKISLETASPVLGSLNSGMQLYRLKHEKPEIFDKVKWALHLPQYLSYLITGKAVADITSIGCHTQLWDFNKNQYHNWVSTEKIDDKFGAFTPADSSLKTDFEGNSIKVGVGLHDSSAALIPYLANFNTPFVLISTGTWCISLNPFNQDPLTAEELKQDCLCYMHFKGKAVKASRIFAGYEHEVQLKRIAEHFDRAAYLFKHLKFNPAMILKLANKIPENKDAQTGFFANSAFPDRDLNLFQTAEEAYHQLIFDLVKQQLYSLKLILNSGVKRIFVDGGFGKNAIYMHLLATAIPDIEVYASSVSQATAIGTALAINDAWNENPAPTDMIQLKYYSAIQRTLDF
- a CDS encoding GntR family transcriptional regulator; the protein is MKPEDLIPYLNVDEYSSTPKYKQLTNAILAAIESGKLLKNSLLPSINELSFSLEMSRDTAEKGYRNLRKLGVVDSVPGKGYFIINTDFSRKLKICLLFNKLSTHKKIIYDSFTKTIGERAAIDFYIYNNDYALFKKMIVAKRDDYSHFVIIPHFLEGGENAHEIINTIPKEKLVILDKLLPGVTGNYAAAYENFAQDIYAALEQALDRLSNYRTLKIIFPRNSYFPHEILTGFYRFCQQYAFDHKVIHNIRDEEINPGEVYINLMEDDLVMLIERLIAQKLKIGKDVGVISYNETPLKRIILDGITTISTDFSELGAQAAEFVLSGKTERVEVPFYLNLRKSL